One Pseudomonas muyukensis DNA segment encodes these proteins:
- the flgM gene encoding flagellar biosynthesis anti-sigma factor FlgM translates to MVIDFSRLNNSPSITGGVRGNAAPGTAEKTGEASEAPKRASASGEAVHLSPEAQQLQKISDKLRDQPTVNSARVAELKQAIADGSYKVDADRVASKLLDFEAQR, encoded by the coding sequence ATGGTCATCGACTTCAGTCGTTTGAATAATTCTCCGTCCATCACGGGCGGTGTTCGCGGCAATGCCGCGCCAGGCACCGCCGAAAAAACCGGCGAAGCCAGCGAGGCGCCCAAACGCGCCAGCGCCAGCGGAGAAGCGGTACATCTGAGCCCTGAGGCCCAGCAATTGCAGAAGATCAGCGACAAGCTGCGCGATCAGCCAACCGTCAACAGCGCCCGTGTGGCCGAGTTGAAACAGGCCATCGCCGACGGCAGCTACAAGGTCGATGCCGACCGGGTCGCCAGCAAACTGCTTGATTTCGAAGCCCAGCGCTGA
- a CDS encoding flagella synthesis protein FlgN, with protein sequence MHDITLLQLIENDIAPTQELLELLQNEAIALHGRDMVVLEQILARKQSLIILLEQQGRRRSQLLASLGLSADRAGAQALAAQSSNGQAILARLDELSQLMDACQQVNATNGQIIQVQQHVTANQVRILQGGDSPSLYDSRGGTSPMAKPRAISQV encoded by the coding sequence ATGCACGACATCACTCTGCTGCAACTGATCGAAAACGACATCGCGCCCACGCAGGAACTGCTCGAGCTTCTGCAAAACGAAGCGATAGCCCTGCACGGCCGCGACATGGTGGTGCTGGAGCAGATCCTGGCCCGCAAGCAGTCGTTGATCATCTTGCTCGAGCAGCAGGGTCGGCGCCGCAGCCAACTGCTCGCCAGCCTCGGCCTCAGTGCCGATCGCGCCGGCGCGCAAGCCCTGGCGGCCCAGTCGAGCAATGGCCAGGCGATCCTCGCCCGGCTCGACGAGCTGAGCCAACTGATGGACGCCTGCCAGCAGGTCAACGCGACCAACGGCCAGATCATCCAGGTGCAGCAGCACGTCACGGCCAACCAGGTCAGAATCCTTCAGGGCGGCGATTCTCCGTCGCTCTACGACAGCCGTGGCGGTACCTCGCCGATGGCCAAGCCCCGGGCGATCAGCCAAGTGTGA
- a CDS encoding flagellar brake protein, giving the protein MFNESDAPQPPKVLSTPLEIAANLRQLLESHDPLIISFHERSQRFQSYVVHVDREAGVLALDEMIPRDGEKYIENGEAFRIEGFHDGVRIAWESDTPLTISEIDGHRCYRGPLPTEVTYHQRRNAFRAALKLSQLVDVTLDGTHLKGNGALRGKLLDISATGCKLRFEGNVEDRLQLGQVYERFKAGNPLGLTDTMVELRHLHFEERINTTFAGVRFHNLNGQAQRKIESFVYQLQREARRFDKDDY; this is encoded by the coding sequence GTGTTCAACGAATCCGATGCTCCCCAGCCACCGAAGGTGCTGAGCACTCCTTTGGAGATTGCGGCCAACCTGCGCCAGCTGCTGGAGAGCCACGACCCGCTGATCATCAGCTTCCATGAACGCAGCCAGCGCTTCCAGAGCTACGTGGTGCATGTCGACCGCGAGGCCGGGGTACTGGCGTTGGACGAGATGATCCCGCGCGACGGCGAAAAGTACATCGAGAACGGCGAAGCGTTTCGCATCGAAGGCTTCCATGACGGCGTGCGCATTGCCTGGGAAAGCGACACCCCGCTGACCATCAGCGAGATCGACGGCCACCGCTGCTACCGCGGCCCGCTGCCCACGGAAGTCACCTACCATCAGCGGCGCAATGCCTTTCGCGCCGCGCTGAAGTTGTCGCAACTGGTCGACGTGACCCTCGACGGCACCCACCTCAAGGGTAACGGCGCCCTGCGCGGCAAGCTGCTGGACATCTCTGCCACCGGCTGCAAGCTGCGCTTCGAAGGCAATGTCGAAGACCGCCTGCAACTGGGCCAGGTCTACGAGCGTTTCAAGGCCGGCAACCCGCTGGGGCTGACCGACACCATGGTCGAGCTGCGCCACCTGCATTTCGAGGAGCGCATCAACACCACCTTCGCCGGGGTACGCTTCCATAACCTCAACGGCCAGGCGCAACGCAAGATCGAGAGTTTCGTCTACCAGTTGCAGCGCGAAGCGCGCAGGTTCGACAAGGACGATTACTGA